One Thalassotalea atypica DNA window includes the following coding sequences:
- a CDS encoding phosphatase domain-containing protein — protein MQLHPYDILALDNGAKLIFTPCPGTKETTLVEAISTLKQAGTDMLLTVMFDEEMEKLGALRLPDECAEQGIDWLQLPISDEAGPDEAFESQWRAQQENILAVINNKGTIAVHCKGGSGRTGLVIGLILLAYGWSGERAIEQVQHLRPKALKHPVQLNYFNSYL, from the coding sequence ATCCATACGATATTTTAGCTCTCGACAATGGTGCTAAGCTCATTTTCACGCCTTGTCCTGGGACAAAGGAGACAACACTTGTTGAAGCCATTTCGACATTAAAACAAGCAGGCACAGATATGCTGTTAACTGTAATGTTTGACGAAGAAATGGAAAAACTCGGTGCACTTAGGCTACCTGATGAGTGCGCGGAGCAAGGCATTGACTGGCTTCAGTTACCCATTTCAGATGAGGCAGGGCCTGATGAGGCATTTGAGTCTCAATGGCGCGCTCAACAAGAAAATATTTTGGCAGTGATAAATAATAAAGGCACAATTGCCGTGCATTGCAAGGGAGGTTCAGGGAGAACGGGCTTAGTCATAGGACTCATTCTATTAGCGTATGGTTGGTCAGGCGAAAGGGCCATTGAACAAGTGCAGCATTTGCGTCCAAAAGCGCTGAAGCACCCAGTACAACTAAACTATTTCAACTCTTATTTATAA